A section of the Candidatus Glassbacteria bacterium genome encodes:
- the aroF gene encoding 3-deoxy-7-phosphoheptulonate synthase — MIIVMKEGATRAQIDHVFEKVRELGYKTHPIFGEQRTVIGAIGDERGKFRLKSLESVPGVESVIPILKPYKLVGSELKRDKTVVKVGKNVEIGGKQFVIIAGPCSVESREQIIETAERVKKAGARLLRGGAFKPRTSPYSFQGLEEEGLELLAEARAKTGLPIVTEIMTPQDIPLVARFADVLQVGTRNMQNYSLLKQVGLLDKPVLLKRGLSATINEFLMSAEYIVSQGNPNVILCERGIRTFETATRNTLDLSAVPLIKQLSHLPVIVDPSHGTGIPALVGPMTKASAACGADGVMIEVHIDPENALSDGEQSLNPDQFDELVRSLKPILKAEGRKL, encoded by the coding sequence ATGATAATCGTGATGAAAGAGGGCGCCACTCGCGCGCAGATCGACCACGTGTTCGAGAAAGTGCGCGAGCTGGGCTACAAGACCCACCCGATATTCGGCGAGCAGCGGACCGTGATCGGGGCTATCGGCGACGAGCGCGGCAAGTTCCGGCTCAAAAGCCTGGAGTCCGTGCCCGGCGTGGAATCGGTGATTCCGATCCTCAAGCCGTACAAGCTGGTCGGCAGTGAGCTGAAGCGGGACAAAACGGTAGTCAAGGTGGGCAAAAACGTCGAGATCGGCGGAAAGCAGTTCGTCATTATCGCCGGTCCCTGCAGCGTCGAGAGCCGGGAGCAAATAATCGAGACCGCCGAGCGGGTCAAGAAAGCCGGCGCCCGTCTGCTGCGCGGAGGAGCGTTCAAACCCCGCACAAGCCCTTACAGTTTCCAGGGCCTGGAGGAAGAGGGTCTGGAACTGCTGGCCGAGGCCCGCGCTAAAACCGGCCTGCCGATCGTAACCGAAATCATGACCCCGCAGGATATCCCGCTGGTGGCCCGGTTTGCCGACGTCCTCCAGGTCGGTACGCGCAACATGCAGAACTACTCCCTGCTCAAGCAGGTGGGTCTGCTCGATAAGCCGGTCCTGCTCAAGCGAGGCCTGTCGGCGACAATCAACGAGTTCCTGATGTCCGCCGAGTACATCGTCAGCCAGGGCAACCCGAACGTGATTCTCTGCGAACGCGGAATCCGCACTTTCGAGACCGCCACGCGCAATACGCTCGATCTCTCGGCTGTACCGCTGATCAAACAGCTCAGCCACCTGCCGGTGATTGTCGACCCCAGCCACGGGACCGGTATCCCGGCCCTGGTCGGGCCGATGACCAAGGCGTCGGCCGCCTGCGGCGCCGATGGCGTAATGATCGAAGTGCACATCGATCCGGAAAACGCCCTCTCCGACGGGGAGCAGTCGCTGAATCCTGATCAGTTCGACGAGCTGGTTCGTTCCCTCAAGCCGATTCTTAAGGCCGAGGGGAGAAAGCTATAA
- a CDS encoding 3-isopropylmalate dehydrogenase: protein MASSYKIAVLPGDGTGPEVVDEALKVLKAAAGKYNVNFEFTEFNWGGENYKATGVVLPEDGVETLKQYDAILLGAIGHPDVKPGILEKGLLLALRFGLDHYINLRPVQLYPGVWTPIKDKGPAEIDFVVVRENTEGLYAGAGGNLKKGTADEVALQTSINTRKGVERCLRYAFEYCRKRDKNRTLTLVAKTNVLTYASDLWERAFHEVGEADYPDIKREYAHVDATCMWMVKNPEWFDVIVVENMFGDIITDLGAMVQGGMGIAAGGNINPEGISMYEPIGGSAPKYTGQNVINPLASICSAAMMMEDLGETETARDIIDAVKWACANKIENLGADKMGYGTREAGDLVAEQAAK, encoded by the coding sequence ATGGCGTCGAGTTACAAGATCGCAGTACTCCCCGGCGACGGTACGGGACCCGAGGTTGTTGACGAAGCTTTAAAAGTGCTCAAGGCTGCTGCCGGTAAGTACAACGTCAATTTCGAGTTCACTGAATTCAACTGGGGCGGCGAGAATTACAAGGCCACCGGCGTGGTCCTGCCCGAGGACGGTGTCGAGACGCTGAAGCAATACGACGCTATCCTGCTGGGTGCTATCGGCCATCCCGATGTCAAGCCCGGTATCCTGGAAAAAGGCCTGTTGCTGGCCCTGCGTTTCGGCCTGGACCATTACATCAACCTGCGCCCGGTCCAGCTTTACCCCGGCGTCTGGACACCGATCAAGGACAAGGGGCCCGCGGAGATCGATTTCGTGGTCGTGCGTGAGAACACCGAGGGCCTTTACGCCGGCGCCGGCGGCAACCTGAAAAAGGGCACTGCCGACGAGGTAGCGCTCCAGACCTCGATCAATACCCGCAAGGGTGTGGAGCGCTGCCTGCGCTACGCGTTCGAGTACTGCCGCAAGCGGGACAAGAACAGGACTCTGACCCTCGTGGCCAAGACCAACGTGCTGACCTACGCCAGCGACCTGTGGGAGCGTGCGTTCCACGAGGTGGGCGAGGCCGACTATCCCGATATCAAGCGCGAGTACGCCCATGTGGACGCCACCTGCATGTGGATGGTCAAGAACCCGGAGTGGTTCGACGTGATCGTGGTCGAGAACATGTTCGGCGACATTATCACCGATCTGGGCGCGATGGTCCAGGGCGGGATGGGTATCGCCGCGGGCGGCAATATCAATCCCGAGGGTATCTCGATGTATGAGCCGATCGGCGGCAGCGCGCCCAAGTACACCGGTCAGAACGTGATCAATCCGCTGGCCTCTATCTGCAGCGCCGCGATGATGATGGAGGATTTGGGCGAAACGGAAACGGCCAGGGATATTATCGATGCCGTGAAGTGGGCCTGCGCCAACAAGATCGAGAACCTGGGCGCCGACAAGATGGGTTACGGCACCCGCGAGGCAGGCGATTTGGTGGCCGAGCAGGCAGCTAAATAA
- the leuD gene encoding 3-isopropylmalate dehydratase small subunit: MEAFTNYTALAAVLDRQDVDTDQIIPKQFLKKIERTGFGKHLFHDWRYLDEEETRPNPDFILNAPRFAGAGILVARDNFGCGSSREHAPWALLEYGFRSVIAPSFADIFYSNCTKNGMVPVTLSAAEVDALFKEIEANEGTRLTVDLQGLKVTSPGGLEFSFEMPTFARNCLLKGLDLIGWTLQHDAEIAEFERGHHGRQPWLLAG, translated from the coding sequence ATGGAAGCTTTTACGAACTATACCGCCCTGGCGGCCGTTCTCGATCGCCAGGATGTCGATACGGACCAGATAATCCCCAAGCAGTTCCTCAAAAAAATCGAGCGCACGGGGTTCGGTAAGCACCTGTTCCACGACTGGCGCTACCTGGACGAGGAAGAAACCCGGCCGAACCCGGATTTCATCCTCAACGCGCCGCGCTTCGCGGGAGCGGGCATCCTGGTGGCCCGTGACAACTTCGGCTGCGGCTCAAGCCGCGAGCACGCGCCCTGGGCGCTGCTCGAATACGGTTTCCGCAGCGTGATTGCGCCCAGTTTCGCCGATATTTTCTACAGCAACTGCACCAAGAATGGGATGGTGCCGGTTACGCTGAGCGCCGCTGAGGTTGACGCGTTGTTCAAGGAAATCGAAGCCAACGAGGGAACCCGGCTCACGGTGGATCTCCAGGGGCTGAAAGTCACCTCGCCCGGCGGCCTCGAGTTTTCCTTCGAGATGCCAACGTTCGCGCGCAACTGCCTGCTCAAGGGCCTGGACCTTATCGGCTGGACCCTGCAGCATGATGCTGAAATCGCGGAATTCGAACGCGGCCATCACGGCAGGCAGCCCTGGTTGCTGGCGGGATAG
- the leuC gene encoding 3-isopropylmalate dehydratase large subunit, translating into MGNTMFRKIWDAHVVGEHEGITLLYVDRHLVHEVTSPQAFEGLRLTGRAMRQPRATFAVPDHNVPTANRDKPIADPLSAQQVKTLRENCKEFGITLFDIDDVRQGIIHVIAPEQGLTLPGMTIVCGDSHTATHGAFGALAFGVGTSEVEHVLATQTLQQSRPKSMLIRVEGAVPENIRPKDVILAIIGKIGTAGGTGYVIEYAGQVVRDMSMEGRMTLCNMSIEAGARAGMVAPDQTTFDYLAGRPYAPGGDDFLKAIETWKQLPSDPDAEYDEVVEMTVDSIRPQVTWGTSPGMVTDIDGKVPDPADFADPNQRRTTELALEYMGLAPNTPIKDIKIDTVFIGSCTNGRIEDLREVAGFVKGRKVAPSVNAIIVPGSGLVKQQAEQEGLDKVYAEAGFDWRAAGCSMCLAMNDDRLAPGERCASTSNRNFEGRQGKGGRTHLVSPLMAAAAAVAGRFADPREMN; encoded by the coding sequence ATGGGTAATACCATGTTCCGGAAAATCTGGGACGCGCACGTGGTGGGCGAGCACGAGGGGATCACGCTCCTCTATGTCGACCGCCATCTGGTCCACGAGGTCACCTCGCCCCAGGCGTTCGAGGGGCTCAGGCTCACCGGGCGCGCCATGCGCCAGCCGCGGGCGACTTTCGCCGTGCCGGACCACAACGTCCCGACTGCCAACCGCGACAAACCGATAGCCGACCCTCTCAGCGCGCAGCAGGTAAAAACTCTGCGCGAAAACTGCAAAGAGTTCGGGATCACCCTGTTCGATATCGACGACGTCCGTCAGGGAATCATCCACGTGATCGCCCCCGAGCAGGGCCTGACCCTGCCCGGGATGACGATTGTCTGCGGCGACAGCCACACCGCCACCCACGGCGCGTTCGGCGCGCTGGCCTTCGGGGTCGGCACCAGCGAGGTGGAGCACGTGCTGGCGACCCAGACGCTCCAGCAGAGCAGGCCCAAGTCGATGCTGATCCGGGTGGAGGGAGCGGTTCCGGAGAATATCCGGCCCAAGGATGTGATTCTGGCCATTATCGGCAAGATCGGCACGGCTGGCGGTACCGGTTACGTGATCGAATACGCCGGGCAGGTGGTCCGGGACATGTCGATGGAAGGCCGGATGACATTGTGCAACATGAGTATCGAGGCCGGTGCGCGGGCCGGGATGGTGGCCCCGGACCAGACCACTTTCGATTACCTCGCAGGCCGTCCGTACGCTCCCGGGGGCGATGATTTCCTCAAGGCGATCGAGACCTGGAAGCAGCTGCCCTCGGACCCGGACGCCGAATACGACGAGGTGGTGGAGATGACTGTCGACTCCATTCGGCCGCAGGTCACCTGGGGTACCAGCCCCGGCATGGTCACCGATATCGACGGCAAGGTGCCGGACCCGGCGGATTTCGCCGATCCCAACCAGCGCCGCACAACCGAGCTGGCCCTGGAGTATATGGGCCTGGCGCCCAATACTCCGATCAAGGATATCAAAATCGATACCGTGTTTATCGGCAGTTGCACAAATGGCCGGATCGAGGACCTTCGCGAGGTGGCCGGGTTTGTCAAGGGCCGCAAGGTCGCTCCTTCGGTCAACGCGATCATCGTTCCCGGCAGCGGGCTGGTCAAGCAGCAGGCCGAGCAGGAGGGTCTGGACAAGGTCTACGCCGAGGCCGGCTTCGACTGGCGCGCCGCGGGCTGCTCGATGTGCCTGGCGATGAACGACGACCGTCTGGCCCCAGGCGAGCGCTGCGCCTCGACCAGCAACCGTAATTTCGAGGGCCGTCAGGGCAAGGGTGGCCGTACCCACCTGGTCAGCCCGTTGATGGCCGCGGCGGCGGCGGTGGCCGGCCGCTTCGCCGACCCCCGCGAAATGAACTGA
- a CDS encoding 2-isopropylmalate synthase has product MSDAKRMVTIFDTTLRDGEQSPGCSMNLEEKLRMAHQLAKLGVDVMEAGFPIASDGDFEAVKQVAEEVRGPVIAGLSRAVPIDIERAAEALEKAEKPRIHTFIATSDIHLKYKLKKSREQVLEAAVKAVEKAKGYFDDIEFSCEDAGRTADDYLAQVVQAAIDAGATTINIPDTVGYAIPSEWGARMKKLCDAVPDLGGKAVLSTHCHNDLGLGVSNSIAACQNGAGQVECTVNGIGERAGNASLEEFVMACRTRPDMFDFTTGIVTEEIYPTSRLLSNITGVFVQQNKAIVGKNAFAHEAGIHQDGMLKDSLTYEIMTPQSVGIMKSNIVLGKHSGRHALSVRFKELGFELAKDDLEKAYKLFTKLADQKKTITDDDLLAIAQDGIQHIPEAWHMKYIQTVGGNQVVSSATLVLKNIDTGDEVEEAATGDGPVSALCNTIDRIVGLEGALIDYNIRSITEGREAVGEVFIHVVFDGIEFMGKAASTDVMDATARAYLNAINKALFARKKTGR; this is encoded by the coding sequence ATGTCTGACGCTAAACGCATGGTAACAATATTCGATACTACTCTTCGCGACGGTGAACAGAGCCCCGGTTGCAGCATGAACCTGGAGGAGAAGCTCAGGATGGCCCATCAGCTCGCAAAGCTGGGCGTGGACGTGATGGAGGCCGGATTCCCGATTGCCAGCGACGGGGATTTCGAGGCGGTTAAACAAGTGGCCGAAGAAGTCAGGGGTCCCGTGATCGCAGGGCTGTCCCGTGCTGTCCCGATCGATATCGAACGGGCCGCCGAAGCGCTGGAGAAGGCTGAGAAACCCAGGATTCACACTTTTATCGCCACCAGCGATATCCACCTCAAGTACAAGCTCAAGAAAAGCCGCGAGCAAGTGCTGGAGGCGGCGGTGAAGGCGGTCGAGAAGGCCAAGGGCTATTTCGACGATATCGAGTTCAGTTGCGAGGACGCCGGCCGCACGGCTGACGATTACCTGGCCCAGGTGGTTCAGGCCGCTATCGACGCCGGCGCGACCACGATCAATATCCCTGACACGGTGGGCTATGCGATCCCCAGCGAGTGGGGAGCAAGGATGAAGAAGCTCTGCGACGCCGTGCCCGACCTGGGCGGCAAGGCCGTGCTCAGCACCCATTGCCACAACGATCTCGGGCTGGGAGTCAGCAACTCTATCGCCGCCTGCCAGAACGGAGCCGGTCAGGTGGAGTGTACGGTCAACGGTATCGGCGAGCGCGCGGGCAATGCATCGCTCGAGGAATTCGTGATGGCCTGCCGCACCCGCCCGGATATGTTCGATTTTACCACCGGGATTGTCACCGAGGAGATTTATCCCACCAGCCGCCTGCTGAGCAATATCACCGGCGTGTTCGTCCAGCAGAACAAGGCGATTGTCGGCAAGAACGCGTTCGCCCACGAGGCGGGAATCCACCAGGACGGGATGCTCAAGGACTCGCTGACCTACGAGATCATGACCCCGCAGTCGGTGGGGATTATGAAGAGCAACATCGTGCTCGGCAAGCACTCGGGCCGTCACGCCCTGAGTGTCCGGTTCAAGGAACTCGGCTTCGAGCTGGCCAAGGATGACCTGGAGAAAGCCTACAAGCTGTTCACCAAGCTGGCCGACCAGAAAAAGACGATCACCGACGACGACCTGCTGGCGATTGCCCAGGACGGGATCCAGCATATCCCCGAGGCCTGGCACATGAAATACATCCAGACTGTCGGCGGCAACCAGGTTGTCAGCAGCGCCACGCTGGTGCTGAAGAATATCGATACCGGCGACGAGGTCGAGGAGGCTGCCACGGGCGACGGGCCGGTGAGTGCGCTGTGCAACACTATCGACAGGATAGTGGGCCTGGAGGGCGCGCTTATCGACTACAATATCCGTTCGATTACCGAGGGCCGCGAGGCCGTGGGCGAGGTGTTCATCCATGTCGTGTTCGACGGGATCGAGTTCATGGGCAAGGCCGCCAGCACCGATGTAATGGACGCCACGGCCCGCGCCTACCTGAACGCGATCAACAAGGCCCTGTTCGCGCGTAAGAAAACCGGCAGGTAA
- the aroF gene encoding 3-deoxy-7-phosphoheptulonate synthase, which yields MVISMSHDATEEQIQAVIEKMQSLNLDSHRSTGKTRTIIGAVGETASIDPRDFEILDGVSEVVRISAPYKIASRQFQPANSVIELGKGIKVGGRKVVVMAGPCAVESREQIEEIAGRVADSGARILRGGAFKPRTSPYSFQGMGEEGLQLMRAAADKHGLAVVSEIMDASQIELMLPYVDMLQVGARNMQNFTLLRALSTLDKPVLLKRGLSATIEELLMSAEYVLSGGNRNVILCERGIRTFETYTRNTMDICAIPVVQKLSHLPIVADPSHGTGIRDKVLPMARASIAAGADGLLIEVHHEPEKAVSDGAQSLYPDQFANLMKELEIIARAIGRTLGG from the coding sequence ATGGTCATCAGCATGAGTCACGATGCCACCGAGGAGCAGATCCAGGCGGTGATTGAAAAAATGCAGAGCCTCAATCTCGATTCCCATCGCTCTACTGGAAAGACCCGGACGATCATCGGTGCCGTGGGTGAAACCGCCAGTATCGACCCGCGCGATTTCGAGATTCTCGACGGCGTCAGCGAGGTCGTGCGTATCTCCGCCCCGTACAAGATTGCCAGCCGTCAGTTCCAGCCCGCCAATTCGGTGATCGAGCTCGGCAAGGGCATTAAAGTCGGCGGCAGGAAAGTGGTCGTGATGGCCGGCCCGTGCGCGGTGGAAAGCAGGGAGCAGATCGAGGAAATCGCCGGCCGTGTCGCCGACAGCGGCGCCCGGATCCTTCGCGGCGGTGCATTCAAGCCCCGGACCAGCCCCTACAGTTTCCAGGGGATGGGCGAGGAGGGATTGCAACTCATGCGCGCCGCGGCGGACAAGCACGGCCTGGCCGTGGTCAGCGAGATCATGGACGCCAGCCAGATCGAGTTGATGCTGCCCTATGTGGACATGCTGCAGGTGGGTGCGCGCAACATGCAGAATTTTACCCTGCTCCGCGCGCTCAGTACGCTGGATAAGCCGGTGCTGCTCAAGCGGGGATTGTCCGCGACTATCGAGGAACTCCTGATGAGCGCCGAATACGTGCTCTCCGGCGGCAACAGGAATGTGATTCTCTGCGAGCGTGGAATCCGCACCTTCGAAACGTACACGAGAAATACAATGGATATCTGCGCAATTCCGGTCGTGCAGAAGCTCAGCCACCTGCCGATAGTGGCCGACCCCAGCCACGGAACCGGTATCCGCGACAAGGTGCTGCCGATGGCGCGCGCCTCGATCGCCGCCGGCGCCGACGGGCTGCTGATCGAGGTCCATCACGAGCCGGAAAAGGCTGTCAGTGACGGGGCGCAGAGCCTGTATCCGGATCAGTTCGCTAACCTGATGAAAGAACTCGAAATTATCGCCCGGGCTATCGGCAGAACCCTGGGCGGCTGA
- the pheA gene encoding chorismate mutase gives MDICDWRIKIDEVDNKLLELLNQRAGYALEIGRIKRKMGVPVYNPAREDQIYDNIQESNPGPLSDEAIRRLFERIIDETRRLERELTEKEG, from the coding sequence ATGGATATCTGTGACTGGCGAATCAAGATCGACGAGGTGGACAACAAACTGCTGGAGCTGTTGAACCAGCGGGCTGGTTACGCGCTGGAAATCGGCAGGATCAAGCGGAAGATGGGAGTGCCGGTCTATAACCCGGCCAGGGAAGACCAGATTTACGATAACATCCAGGAAAGCAACCCCGGTCCGCTTTCCGATGAGGCGATCCGTCGACTGTTCGAGAGGATAATCGATGAAACCCGCCGACTCGAGCGTGAACTGACCGAAAAGGAAGGATAA
- a CDS encoding bifunctional nuclease family protein, whose translation MVELTISGLGMDSSNNSPVVLLKEKDGERVLPIWIGPSEASAIAMEISGVKFKRPLTHDLFKQALLDLGVTMDSVVIYDLKDNTYFAKIHLSQEGKKIELDARPSDSIALALRMKAPIRTTEKLLECASKIVPKTVSQQAEEYDPEVLRETLRKMNPEDFGKFTL comes from the coding sequence ATGGTTGAGTTGACGATTTCAGGACTTGGGATGGACAGTTCAAACAACTCCCCTGTCGTCCTGCTCAAGGAAAAGGACGGCGAGCGGGTCCTGCCGATCTGGATCGGTCCCAGCGAGGCGAGCGCGATCGCGATGGAAATCAGTGGGGTGAAATTCAAACGTCCGCTGACCCACGACCTGTTCAAGCAGGCCCTGCTCGATCTGGGCGTGACGATGGACAGCGTGGTTATCTACGACCTGAAAGACAATACGTATTTCGCCAAAATCCACCTGAGCCAGGAAGGTAAGAAAATCGAGCTGGACGCGCGCCCCAGCGACTCGATTGCCCTGGCCCTGAGAATGAAAGCGCCGATCCGTACCACCGAGAAGCTGCTGGAGTGCGCCAGCAAGATAGTTCCCAAAACGGTCTCACAGCAAGCCGAGGAGTACGATCCGGAAGTCCTTCGCGAGACTCTGCGCAAAATGAACCCGGAGGATTTTGGCAAGTTCACTTTATGA
- a CDS encoding adenosylhomocysteinase, whose protein sequence is MDYHVADMSLAEEGKKRIDWADHDMQVLQIVREKFSKEQPLAGLKLSACLHVTAETANLCRTLTAGGADLLLCASNPLSTQDDVAASLVEHDGIKVYAVRGENNDTYYEHIRAAIEHRPVVTMDDGADLVSTVHSDYPGQLGEIIGSMEETTTGVIRLRAMAADNALKIPVFAVNDARTKHLFDNRYGTGQSTVDGIIRATDVLLAGKNVVAAGYGYCGRGFTMRARGMGANVIVTEVDPVKAIEAVMDGYRVMKMEDAAPIGDVFCTLTGDLNVIRPEHFEKMKDGAIVCNSGHFNVELDLDGLGKIADRIERNVRREVDAYVMKDGRRIFVLGQGRLVNLACAEGHPASVMDMSFATQALTTEYVASHRDELEPRVYDVPVSIDEWVAELKLKSMGVTIDELTPEQVKYLASWTMGT, encoded by the coding sequence ATGGATTACCATGTAGCGGACATGAGCCTGGCTGAGGAGGGGAAGAAGAGGATCGATTGGGCTGACCACGACATGCAGGTCCTTCAGATAGTGCGGGAAAAGTTCAGCAAGGAACAGCCGCTGGCGGGTCTCAAGCTGAGCGCCTGCCTTCACGTCACAGCCGAAACAGCCAACCTGTGCCGCACCCTGACCGCCGGCGGGGCGGACCTGCTGCTCTGCGCCTCCAACCCGCTGAGCACCCAGGACGACGTGGCCGCATCGCTGGTGGAGCACGACGGGATCAAGGTCTACGCCGTGCGCGGCGAGAACAACGACACTTACTACGAACATATCCGCGCCGCGATCGAGCACCGTCCGGTTGTCACGATGGATGACGGGGCCGACCTGGTCAGCACAGTCCATTCCGATTATCCCGGCCAGCTGGGCGAGATCATCGGCAGCATGGAAGAGACCACCACCGGGGTGATCCGCCTTCGCGCGATGGCCGCCGACAACGCCCTGAAAATCCCCGTGTTCGCGGTCAACGACGCCCGGACCAAGCACCTGTTCGACAACCGCTACGGTACCGGGCAGTCGACAGTGGACGGGATAATCCGGGCCACCGACGTTCTGCTGGCCGGCAAGAACGTGGTGGCGGCTGGCTACGGCTACTGCGGACGCGGCTTTACAATGCGGGCGCGCGGAATGGGCGCCAATGTGATCGTAACCGAAGTCGATCCGGTGAAAGCTATCGAGGCGGTGATGGACGGCTACCGGGTGATGAAAATGGAGGACGCCGCGCCGATCGGCGATGTATTCTGCACGCTCACCGGCGATCTCAATGTGATCCGCCCGGAGCATTTCGAAAAGATGAAAGACGGCGCGATAGTCTGCAACAGCGGCCATTTTAATGTCGAACTCGACCTCGACGGGCTGGGAAAAATCGCCGACAGGATCGAACGGAACGTCCGCAGGGAAGTGGACGCTTACGTGATGAAAGACGGCCGCAGGATTTTCGTCCTCGGCCAGGGACGGCTGGTCAACCTGGCCTGCGCCGAGGGCCATCCCGCCTCGGTGATGGACATGAGTTTCGCCACCCAGGCGCTGACCACCGAGTACGTGGCCAGCCACAGGGACGAACTCGAACCCAGGGTTTACGACGTCCCGGTTTCTATCGACGAGTGGGTGGCCGAGCTGAAGCTCAAGAGCATGGGCGTAACGATCGATGAACTGACGCCCGAACAGGTCAAGTACCTGGCAAGCTGGACGATGGGGACCTGA
- a CDS encoding MOSC domain-containing protein: MTDPAGKVLAVCISPKRGVQKREVERAELVAGHGIAGDAHAGPGHRQVSLLSAGSIEQISARGVDTFHGIFAENIVVGGLELMTLPVGTMLAVGDARLEVTQIGKECHSRCAIYEQAGDCVMPREGIFARVIRGGSIAPGAKIELLRSAYQGCGSGAQER, translated from the coding sequence TTGACTGATCCGGCTGGAAAAGTACTGGCGGTCTGTATCAGCCCAAAACGGGGCGTGCAGAAAAGAGAGGTCGAGCGGGCCGAACTGGTGGCCGGCCACGGTATCGCCGGAGACGCCCATGCCGGCCCGGGTCACCGTCAGGTGAGCCTGCTCTCCGCCGGGAGTATCGAGCAGATCAGCGCGCGCGGAGTAGATACTTTCCACGGAATTTTCGCCGAAAATATCGTTGTAGGGGGCCTGGAACTGATGACCCTGCCGGTGGGGACCATGCTCGCGGTGGGTGATGCCCGGCTGGAGGTGACCCAGATCGGTAAGGAATGCCATAGCCGTTGTGCGATCTACGAGCAGGCGGGGGATTGTGTCATGCCCCGCGAGGGAATTTTCGCCCGGGTTATCAGGGGCGGATCGATCGCGCCGGGCGCTAAAATCGAGCTGCTGCGTTCGGCTTATCAGGGCTGTGGCAGCGGCGCCCAGGAGCGTTGA
- a CDS encoding MBL fold metallo-hydrolase: MRVTAVLPVLVLLLLTACGEPADRCAAPSRAEIEAMQAGPMLPPGVVAMRDRWIRASLAWVAEALAEFPPDTAREPVRRLALAALDDPLHLADAPGIAAVADFFLYQLDRALAGIEGPAPTGGAEIWKLYNHGFVVRTAGHCYGFDIFPGAGEVAMTQPLMARLADALEVLFISHRHGDHASREFASLMLQRRKIVVVHPEIWSDDPPGDGELIRIDGGRSERAGKISFTVFPGHQGDIPNNVYLVMADGVGVMHTGDQHSRLDLDGWIADFPDSLNVDILLPNCWTLDIRRMVESIAPEVVVTGHENELGHTVDHRESYAKSYRQLEGLSRPYVMMTWGEKYSYRP, translated from the coding sequence ATGCGTGTCACTGCTGTTTTACCGGTTCTTGTTCTGCTGCTCCTGACCGCTTGCGGAGAACCGGCCGACCGCTGCGCCGCTCCCAGCCGGGCGGAGATCGAGGCGATGCAGGCCGGGCCGATGCTGCCGCCGGGCGTGGTTGCCATGCGCGACCGCTGGATCAGGGCTTCGCTGGCCTGGGTGGCTGAGGCCCTGGCCGAGTTTCCGCCGGACACCGCCCGCGAGCCGGTTCGCAGGCTGGCCCTGGCCGCGCTCGATGATCCGCTTCACCTGGCCGACGCTCCCGGCATTGCCGCGGTCGCAGATTTCTTTCTATATCAGCTTGACAGGGCCCTGGCCGGAATCGAGGGGCCGGCGCCGACCGGGGGGGCGGAAATCTGGAAGCTGTACAACCACGGTTTCGTGGTCAGGACGGCGGGGCACTGCTACGGGTTCGACATCTTCCCCGGAGCCGGCGAGGTCGCCATGACCCAGCCCCTGATGGCCCGGCTGGCTGATGCACTGGAGGTTCTGTTTATCAGCCATCGCCACGGCGACCATGCCAGCCGTGAGTTCGCCTCGCTGATGCTCCAGCGGAGGAAAATCGTGGTCGTTCACCCGGAAATCTGGAGCGATGACCCTCCCGGAGACGGCGAGCTTATCCGAATCGACGGGGGCCGGAGCGAGCGCGCCGGAAAGATCAGCTTCACGGTATTCCCCGGACACCAGGGGGATATCCCCAACAATGTCTACCTGGTCATGGCCGACGGCGTAGGCGTGATGCACACCGGCGACCAGCACAGCAGGCTGGATCTCGATGGCTGGATCGCGGATTTCCCCGACAGTCTGAATGTCGATATCCTGCTGCCCAACTGCTGGACGCTGGATATCAGGCGCATGGTTGAAAGCATTGCGCCCGAAGTTGTGGTCACCGGGCACGAAAACGAACTGGGCCACACGGTCGACCACAGGGAGAGTTACGCCAAAAGCTACCGTCAACTGGAGGGCCTGAGCCGGCCGTACGTGATGATGACCTGGGGAGAGAAATACTCGTACAGGCCATAA